From Amycolatopsis sp. YIM 10, the proteins below share one genomic window:
- a CDS encoding cupin domain-containing protein, whose product MSDWQVLSTVEGQRLLGGTGAFRTRETAVSGLLYEIRYPAGVGSPEHRHDHDSVIYLLSGELRGTIDGREVRLAAGETVVHPRGVPHTVEAVEDSQWLEFKSPLPGRSPLSA is encoded by the coding sequence GTGAGCGACTGGCAGGTCCTGTCCACAGTGGAGGGTCAACGGCTGCTCGGCGGCACCGGCGCCTTCCGCACCCGCGAGACCGCGGTTTCCGGGCTGCTGTACGAAATCCGGTACCCGGCGGGCGTCGGCTCGCCGGAGCACCGGCACGATCACGACAGCGTCATCTATCTGCTGTCGGGAGAACTGCGCGGCACCATCGACGGGCGCGAAGTGCGGCTCGCCGCCGGGGAGACGGTGGTGCACCCGCGCGGAGTGCCGCACACCGTGGAGGCGGTCGAGGACAGCCAGTGGCTGGAGTTCAAGTCCCCGCTGCCGGGTCGTTCTCCGTTGAGCGCCTGA
- a CDS encoding OsmC family protein, which translates to MKEHHYAMTVTWTGNEGKGTATYRDYSRAHDIYVPGKPVLAGSADPAFRGDRTRWNPEELLVASLSECHMLWVLALASMQNVVITGYVDEADGVMVEEAGGGGQFREVTLRPVVTVAEPGMVAAAEELHAVAHSKCYIARSVNFPVKHEPRTLT; encoded by the coding sequence ATGAAGGAACACCACTACGCCATGACCGTCACGTGGACGGGCAACGAGGGCAAGGGCACGGCCACCTATCGCGACTATTCGCGGGCGCACGACATCTACGTCCCGGGGAAGCCGGTGCTGGCCGGGTCGGCCGATCCGGCTTTCCGCGGTGACCGCACCCGCTGGAATCCGGAGGAGCTGCTGGTCGCTTCGCTCTCGGAATGCCACATGCTGTGGGTGCTCGCGCTCGCTTCGATGCAGAACGTGGTGATCACCGGGTACGTCGACGAAGCGGACGGCGTGATGGTCGAGGAAGCCGGTGGCGGCGGTCAGTTCCGCGAGGTGACGCTGCGGCCGGTGGTCACCGTGGCCGAACCTGGAATGGTGGCGGCGGCCGAGGAACTGCACGCCGTCGCGCATTCGAAGTGCTACATCGCGCGGTCGGTGAACTTCCCGGTCAAGCACGAGCCGCGGACGCTGACGTGA
- a CDS encoding DUF6319 family protein: MTVDSLTEPEAPAAAPAPVSENGQAETPETTETSSAAEEAKPKRGRPKGQTTAKKTRTVELTLTVTGTADGEWQAELKHGSKWIARGIEIPAAAVSRAAKELHEELSGPIDEVINAAREQQAQKVAQLEAELEEAKKALAELEQ; the protein is encoded by the coding sequence ATGACCGTGGATTCCTTGACAGAACCCGAGGCCCCGGCCGCCGCGCCGGCGCCGGTCTCCGAGAACGGCCAGGCGGAAACTCCCGAGACGACCGAGACTTCCTCGGCGGCCGAGGAGGCCAAGCCCAAGCGCGGTCGGCCGAAGGGCCAGACCACCGCGAAGAAGACCCGCACCGTCGAGCTGACGCTGACCGTCACCGGCACCGCCGACGGCGAATGGCAGGCTGAACTGAAGCACGGCAGCAAGTGGATCGCCCGCGGCATCGAGATCCCGGCGGCCGCCGTTTCCCGCGCGGCCAAGGAGCTGCACGAAGAACTGTCCGGTCCGATCGACGAGGTCATCAACGCCGCCCGCGAACAGCAGGCGCAGAAGGTGGCCCAGCTCGAGGCCGAGCTCGAAGAGGCCAAGAAGGCCCTCGCGGAACTCGAGCAGTAA
- a CDS encoding GntR family transcriptional regulator codes for MAARSGREKAYEFLKGAVLPDPAAQGQFISEQDLASRIGVSRTPIREALLMLAAEDLVQLVPNRGAYIAPLTGRDLSELIELRGMMERFAAEKTIAGDGAPVERMRATLRQQAELADPSQAKEFIELDAVFHTHLIEAAGNAMLSKAYAGLRDRQLRAGLVALFACPNRQHTVCEEHQAIVDGLAARDLAATHAAIDHHLGTTLKLQLTS; via the coding sequence ATGGCCGCCCGGTCCGGCCGCGAGAAGGCCTACGAGTTCCTCAAGGGTGCCGTGCTGCCCGATCCCGCCGCGCAGGGCCAGTTCATCAGCGAACAGGACCTGGCGAGCCGGATCGGCGTCTCGCGCACGCCGATCCGGGAGGCGCTGCTGATGCTCGCCGCCGAGGACCTCGTGCAGCTCGTGCCCAACCGCGGTGCCTACATCGCCCCGCTCACCGGCCGCGACCTCTCCGAGCTGATCGAGCTGCGCGGCATGATGGAGCGCTTCGCCGCGGAGAAGACCATCGCCGGTGACGGTGCCCCGGTCGAACGGATGCGCGCCACCCTCCGTCAGCAGGCCGAACTGGCGGATCCCAGTCAGGCCAAGGAGTTCATCGAGCTGGACGCGGTGTTCCACACGCACCTGATCGAGGCGGCGGGCAACGCCATGCTCAGCAAGGCCTACGCCGGGCTGCGTGATCGGCAGCTGCGGGCCGGGCTGGTCGCGTTGTTCGCCTGCCCGAACCGCCAGCACACCGTCTGCGAGGAGCACCAGGCGATCGTCGACGGCCTGGCGGCGCGAGACCTCGCCGCCACGCACGCCGCCATCGACCACCATCTCGGCACCACCCTCAAGCTTCAGTTGACCAGCTGA